In Novipirellula artificiosorum, the following proteins share a genomic window:
- a CDS encoding sulfatase family protein: MSRFLSLCILASATFATAAERPNVLFVIADDASRDSFGIYGSTYVKTPNFDRIASEGVKFTNAYNCNPKCAPARACLLTGRYSWQLEEACNHNPFLSSKWKFYPYLLEQAGYFVGYTGKGWGPGVWNGIDGGKSGFKNDNPAGHAWAKRTLKPPYKGIANIDYAANFKDFLDAQPQDKPFCFWFGTKEPHRSYGKDNWKLDGRDLREVTVPTYYPDNEIIRGDLADYAIEVEWYDTHLGRALGHLEDIGQLENTLILATSDHGMPFPRVKGQIYEHGFHIPFVARWGNKIKPGRTVTDFITFPDLAPTLMDLAGLPVIDQMTGKSFLPQLLAEQSGRIDTSRDHTLLGKERHDIGRTDGSLLSVSYPVRAIQNDHFLYVKNFNPDRWPVGDPAYGYLNCDNSPTKTFLTQLSENDPLHRFHQLSFGKRPPEELYDIKNDPDCVNNLSSSPEYAEVKTQLLNQMTKELTAQGDPRVLGNGEIFDYYPNCRVDRQQKLYNRPDFDPVKTFSEKFGHAMVEDGVED, encoded by the coding sequence ATGTCCCGTTTTCTTTCGCTTTGCATCCTGGCCAGTGCCACCTTTGCAACGGCTGCCGAACGCCCCAACGTCCTGTTTGTCATCGCAGATGATGCTTCTCGCGATAGCTTCGGCATCTATGGCAGCACGTACGTCAAGACACCAAATTTCGATCGCATCGCAAGCGAAGGTGTTAAGTTTACGAATGCCTACAACTGCAATCCTAAATGTGCGCCCGCCAGGGCCTGCCTACTGACAGGAAGGTATTCGTGGCAACTCGAAGAAGCGTGCAATCACAACCCCTTCTTGTCCAGCAAATGGAAGTTCTATCCCTATTTACTGGAGCAAGCGGGCTACTTCGTGGGCTACACCGGCAAAGGCTGGGGACCGGGCGTCTGGAACGGAATCGATGGAGGCAAGTCCGGCTTCAAAAATGACAACCCGGCCGGACATGCATGGGCAAAACGAACTCTGAAGCCTCCGTACAAGGGTATCGCGAACATTGACTACGCCGCCAACTTTAAGGATTTCCTCGATGCTCAACCGCAGGACAAACCGTTTTGTTTTTGGTTTGGCACCAAAGAGCCTCACCGTAGCTATGGAAAGGATAACTGGAAGCTTGATGGCCGAGACCTTAGGGAGGTGACGGTTCCTACGTACTATCCAGACAACGAGATCATTCGGGGGGATTTGGCAGACTACGCAATCGAAGTCGAGTGGTACGACACACACCTCGGCCGAGCCCTTGGGCACCTGGAAGACATCGGGCAGCTTGAGAACACTCTGATCCTTGCCACGTCAGACCATGGCATGCCGTTTCCTCGTGTGAAGGGGCAAATCTACGAACACGGTTTCCACATACCGTTTGTCGCTCGTTGGGGGAACAAGATCAAACCCGGAAGAACGGTCACTGACTTTATCACGTTTCCTGACCTGGCTCCCACATTGATGGACCTCGCCGGGCTGCCGGTCATCGACCAGATGACGGGAAAGAGCTTTCTCCCGCAATTGCTGGCGGAACAATCGGGCCGCATTGACACCAGTCGCGATCACACGCTGCTGGGCAAAGAGCGTCACGACATCGGCCGTACGGACGGCAGCCTGCTAAGTGTTTCGTATCCTGTTCGAGCGATCCAGAACGATCACTTCCTGTACGTCAAAAATTTTAATCCTGATCGCTGGCCCGTCGGTGATCCAGCGTACGGGTACTTGAATTGTGACAACTCACCCACAAAAACGTTTCTGACGCAGTTGTCTGAAAACGATCCGTTGCACCGGTTCCATCAACTCAGCTTTGGCAAGCGACCGCCGGAAGAGTTGTACGACATCAAGAACGACCCAGACTGTGTCAACAATCTGTCGAGTTCGCCTGAGTACGCGGAAGTGAAAACCCAACTTCTGAACCAGATGACCAAGGAACTAACGGCTCAGGGCGACCCTCGCGTCTTGGGCAATGGTGAAATCTTCGACTACTACCCGAATTGTCGAGTTGACCGACAACAAAAACTCTACAACCGTCCTGACTTCGACCCGGTCAAAACCTTTAGCGAAAAATTTGGTCATGCCATGGTGGAAGACGGCGTCGAGGATTGA
- a CDS encoding family 43 glycosylhydrolase, translating into MAYAKENPTGTLTAVFSDAEGIGAEQGVMRRDPSDIIKVGELYYVWYSKGTIPSGYDATVWYATSTDGQHWTEKGMALAKGEPGSWEGASVFTPNILVAEGRYWLFYTGTSKPFGKAFNPDSKIGIAVSDSPEGPWERLASNPALTNSENLEAFDSHLVDDACLIVRDGKYWFYYKGRQLGKGPGQTKMGVAMADQPQGPYRKHEGNPIIQGNHEVLIWPQGMGVAAMIGTTGPKDITRSIVYAEDGLHFSKTHSVLNVPHAAGAYRPEAFTDRGTGERIEWGVHIGNMPKFLPFIQRFDLTEEK; encoded by the coding sequence ATGGCATACGCCAAGGAAAATCCCACCGGCACGCTGACGGCTGTCTTTTCCGACGCCGAAGGGATCGGCGCTGAACAGGGCGTGATGCGGCGGGACCCGAGCGACATCATCAAGGTCGGTGAGCTGTACTATGTCTGGTATTCGAAAGGGACGATCCCTTCCGGATATGATGCGACCGTTTGGTATGCCACTTCAACCGATGGTCAACACTGGACGGAAAAAGGAATGGCACTTGCGAAGGGCGAGCCTGGAAGCTGGGAAGGGGCCAGCGTGTTTACCCCGAATATTCTCGTAGCCGAAGGACGCTATTGGCTGTTTTACACAGGCACCTCCAAGCCGTTCGGCAAAGCATTCAATCCTGATTCGAAAATAGGCATCGCGGTATCGGATTCACCCGAGGGTCCTTGGGAGCGTCTGGCCTCGAACCCAGCGCTTACGAATAGTGAAAACCTCGAAGCGTTTGACAGCCACTTGGTTGACGACGCTTGCCTGATCGTTCGCGACGGGAAGTATTGGTTTTACTACAAAGGCCGTCAATTAGGGAAAGGTCCCGGTCAAACCAAAATGGGCGTGGCGATGGCCGATCAGCCGCAGGGGCCCTATCGGAAACATGAAGGCAACCCGATCATTCAGGGCAATCACGAAGTGTTGATTTGGCCGCAGGGTATGGGCGTGGCCGCGATGATCGGCACCACTGGGCCGAAAGACATTACCCGATCAATCGTCTATGCCGAGGATGGGCTTCACTTCTCGAAGACGCACAGCGTTTTGAATGTTCCGCACGCAGCAGGCGCCTACCGTCCGGAAGCGTTCACGGATCGTGGAACGGGCGAACGGATCGAGTGGGGGGTTCACATTGGGAACATGCCGAAATTCCTGCCGTTTATTCAGCGGTTTGACTTAACGGAAGAGAAATAA
- the uvrA gene encoding excinuclease ABC subunit UvrA encodes MTQRKTKQKRTVELDTIVVKGAREHNLKNVDIELPKKRLIVFTGVSGSGKSSLAFDTIFAEGQRRYVESLSAYARQFIGQMEKPRFDMIRGLSPTISIDQKTASRNPRSTVGTITEIADYLRVLYARIGEQFCLDCGNPVGRGNAQDMVNQILGLPQQTKIMLLAPVVENRKGEHRDRLKELRSDGFTRVRIDGVIQSLGDVQKLPKQKKHTIEIVMDRLILKPGKDFKRRLTDSVEQCLKFGQGRLLVHVPQREDIALSEARTCCGRAYPALAPTLFSFNSPQGMCPDCNGIGNRVTMDPNRIVPDKSLSIRAGAVVPWSGYVKRGGARSWGGRQLAAMQQQWGFDFDRPWSKMPKRQRDIILHGGGNRELKVKWDSEKIQANVSLTWEGVVPMMMRRYQQTQSEHQKKYYAGFLAEQTCATCNGARLKPEVVGVHVGSKSIVEVSEMTIGEAHDFLSGLALAGNQRLIGEELLKEIGNRLRFLMNVGLDYLSLSRKGPTLSGGESQRIRLASQVGSELTGVLYILDEPSIGLHQRDNIRLLETLRHLRDIGNTLIVIEHDRETMESADWIVDIGPGAGLLGGQIIAEGTPAAIRRNPRSVTGRYLAGKEDIPCPAQRRQPGPEEPSWITVHGARQNNLADITVPIPLGLLVAVTGVSGAGKSTLINQVLYPALARHLHRSDQEVGDHDGIEGLEHIDKVINIDQAPIGRTPRSNPATYTKVFDHIRDLFALLPASKMGGFKKGRFSFNVKGGRCEACKGDGFVRVEMHFLADVYVPCETCKGKRFNDATLEVRYKDHSIAQVLELSVRQARDLFTNQPKIAATLDTLLDVGLGYIKLGQSAITLSGGEAQRIKLARELARRDTGRTLYILDEPTTGLHFQDIRMLLAVLDRLVAAGNSAIVIEHNLDVIKTADWIIDLGPEGGHAGGRIVAQGTPEQVTKIKSSYTGRFLQDILKGRR; translated from the coding sequence ATGACGCAACGAAAAACAAAACAAAAACGCACGGTCGAGCTGGACACAATCGTCGTCAAGGGTGCGAGGGAGCACAACCTGAAAAACGTCGACATCGAGCTGCCCAAAAAGCGGTTGATCGTCTTCACGGGCGTATCGGGATCAGGCAAGTCCTCACTTGCGTTCGACACGATCTTCGCCGAAGGGCAGCGACGTTACGTGGAGTCGCTCTCTGCGTACGCACGCCAGTTCATCGGCCAGATGGAGAAGCCACGCTTCGATATGATCCGAGGGCTGTCCCCGACCATCTCCATCGACCAAAAGACCGCCAGCCGCAATCCACGTTCCACGGTGGGGACGATCACCGAGATCGCCGACTACCTCCGCGTGCTCTACGCGCGCATCGGCGAGCAGTTCTGTTTGGACTGTGGCAATCCAGTTGGCCGGGGAAACGCTCAGGATATGGTCAATCAGATTCTAGGTCTTCCGCAGCAGACGAAGATCATGCTGCTCGCACCGGTCGTCGAGAATCGTAAGGGAGAACATCGCGATCGACTCAAAGAACTGCGGAGCGATGGATTCACGCGTGTGCGCATCGACGGGGTGATCCAGTCGCTCGGGGACGTGCAAAAATTACCAAAGCAGAAGAAGCACACCATCGAGATCGTGATGGATCGGCTGATTCTCAAACCCGGCAAGGATTTCAAACGCCGCTTGACCGATTCGGTGGAGCAATGTCTCAAGTTTGGCCAAGGACGGTTGCTCGTTCATGTGCCGCAGCGCGAGGATATCGCACTGAGCGAGGCACGCACCTGCTGCGGCCGGGCCTACCCTGCCCTGGCGCCCACCCTGTTTTCCTTCAACTCGCCGCAGGGCATGTGTCCGGATTGCAACGGGATCGGAAACCGCGTGACCATGGATCCCAATCGAATCGTTCCCGACAAATCTCTCTCGATCCGAGCAGGTGCAGTTGTGCCATGGTCGGGCTACGTCAAACGGGGTGGCGCCAGATCGTGGGGAGGTCGGCAGTTGGCGGCCATGCAGCAGCAGTGGGGCTTCGACTTCGATCGGCCCTGGTCCAAAATGCCCAAGCGGCAACGGGACATCATTCTTCACGGCGGCGGCAATCGTGAATTGAAGGTCAAATGGGACTCTGAGAAGATCCAAGCCAACGTGAGTCTGACGTGGGAGGGTGTCGTGCCGATGATGATGCGGCGATACCAGCAGACCCAGTCCGAGCATCAGAAGAAGTACTACGCTGGCTTTTTGGCGGAGCAGACATGCGCGACCTGCAACGGAGCTCGGCTTAAGCCGGAGGTGGTCGGCGTACACGTCGGCAGCAAGTCCATCGTCGAGGTTTCGGAGATGACCATCGGAGAGGCCCATGATTTCCTTTCGGGTCTTGCCCTGGCCGGAAATCAGCGTCTGATCGGCGAAGAGTTACTCAAGGAAATCGGAAACCGTCTTCGTTTTCTGATGAACGTCGGATTGGATTACCTGAGCCTCTCGCGGAAAGGCCCGACACTATCGGGCGGCGAGTCTCAACGCATCCGTTTGGCGTCGCAAGTGGGCTCGGAGTTAACCGGCGTTCTCTACATCCTGGATGAGCCTTCCATTGGCCTCCACCAGCGCGACAATATCCGGCTGCTCGAAACACTCCGTCACCTCCGCGACATCGGTAACACGCTAATTGTCATCGAGCACGATCGGGAAACGATGGAGTCCGCGGACTGGATCGTCGACATCGGCCCCGGCGCCGGTCTGCTGGGTGGACAAATCATCGCCGAGGGAACGCCCGCCGCGATCCGACGCAATCCGCGATCGGTGACCGGACGCTACCTGGCCGGCAAGGAGGACATTCCCTGCCCAGCCCAGCGGCGGCAGCCCGGTCCCGAGGAACCATCGTGGATTACCGTCCACGGAGCACGGCAGAACAACTTGGCCGATATCACGGTCCCCATTCCTCTGGGACTCCTGGTGGCCGTGACCGGGGTCTCCGGCGCCGGAAAATCGACCTTGATCAACCAGGTTCTCTACCCGGCGTTAGCCCGTCACCTGCACCGCTCGGATCAAGAGGTAGGGGATCACGACGGAATCGAAGGGCTGGAACATATCGACAAGGTGATCAACATCGACCAGGCCCCTATCGGACGCACGCCGCGGAGCAATCCCGCAACCTACACGAAAGTCTTTGATCACATCCGCGATCTCTTCGCCCTCTTACCAGCGTCCAAAATGGGCGGATTCAAGAAAGGCCGCTTCTCCTTCAATGTGAAAGGCGGACGGTGCGAAGCGTGCAAGGGGGATGGTTTCGTCCGGGTCGAGATGCACTTCCTGGCCGACGTCTACGTCCCCTGCGAAACCTGCAAAGGGAAACGATTCAATGATGCAACCCTTGAGGTGCGCTACAAAGATCACTCCATCGCCCAAGTATTGGAACTCTCGGTGCGACAGGCCCGTGACCTGTTCACGAACCAGCCCAAGATCGCCGCGACCCTCGACACGCTGCTCGATGTGGGACTCGGCTACATCAAGCTTGGCCAATCCGCCATCACCCTCTCCGGTGGCGAAGCGCAGCGCATCAAACTCGCTCGCGAGTTGGCTCGGCGCGACACCGGCCGCACACTTTACATCCTCGACGAGCCCACCACCGGTCTCCATTTCCAGGACATACGCATGCTGCTGGCGGTGCTGGATCGACTGGTCGCGGCTGGAAACTCGGCCATCGTGATCGAGCATAATCTCGACGTGATCAAGACCGCGGACTGGATCATCGACCTCGGACCGGAAGGAGGCCATGCCGGCGGGCGCATCGTGGCCCAAGGGACACCGGAGCAAGTCACCAAGATCAAGTCGAGTTACACTGGACGATTCCTCCAGGATATCCTGAAGGGCCGACGTTGA
- a CDS encoding TlpA family protein disulfide reductase — MSLFTLTLLTTLLAVGCDRQTDSDVASRELENVPPAAADLVGSTVSSAEEGAEATATVPNLPTRQSDTPPAKLGIGDPSPSLHLAKWIKGEPVESTLSGKVHVVEFWATWCGPCRAGMPHISALQSEFSDEVAFIGVTRENESTVTGFLEDSDQWQIARFGTCTEGCSKSV; from the coding sequence TTGTCTCTTTTCACGCTAACACTGCTGACGACGTTGCTAGCCGTTGGATGCGACCGGCAGACCGATTCTGACGTCGCGAGCCGAGAATTGGAGAACGTTCCGCCGGCGGCAGCCGATCTGGTCGGGTCGACGGTCTCCTCCGCCGAAGAAGGAGCGGAAGCAACGGCGACGGTCCCAAACTTGCCCACGCGTCAATCGGACACGCCCCCGGCGAAGCTCGGAATCGGCGACCCCAGCCCCAGTTTGCACCTTGCAAAATGGATCAAGGGGGAACCGGTCGAGTCAACGCTTTCAGGCAAGGTGCACGTCGTTGAGTTTTGGGCGACGTGGTGTGGACCGTGTCGCGCAGGAATGCCTCACATTAGTGCATTGCAATCTGAATTTAGTGACGAGGTCGCATTCATCGGGGTCACGCGCGAAAATGAGTCGACCGTGACCGGATTCCTGGAGGACAGCGACCAGTGGCAAATCGCAAGATTTGGAACTTGCACTGAAGGCTGCTCAAAGAGCGTCTGA
- a CDS encoding transposase — translation MRSKIDPMKDLAKTLRKKRELLLNWFRAGGTLSSGVGEGFNNKRKRITR, via the coding sequence ATGAGAAGCAAAATCGATCCGATGAAGGATTTAGCCAAGACGCTCCGCAAGAAACGCGAATTGCTGCTGAACTGGTTTCGAGCCGGAGGGACGTTGTCATCCGGCGTTGGAGAAGGTTTTAACAACAAGCGAAAACGGATTACCAGATAA
- a CDS encoding DUF1501 domain-containing protein, translating into MNQANPFAVNRRVFLEKSASSVGVAALANMLVQDAGATTQTAKTHFAPKAKRIIYLFQSGGPAQQDLFDYKPLLNERNGEELPKSVRGEQRLTGMSVNQSSLPLAGSKFKFSQYGQSGAWLSELLPYHRDIVDDVCFMKSMHTEAINHDPAITLFQTGSQIAGRPSLGAWLSYGLASENEDLPAFIVLVSAGQGGQPLYARLWGNGFLDSKYQGVPFRAGSDPVLYLSNPEGIPESRRRRQFDAINSLNQHQFSRELDPAIESRIAQYEMAFRMQSSVPEVTDFSDEPESTFDLYGDDARKPGTFAANCLLARRLAQRDVRFIQLYHQGWDQHSNLPKQIVGQAKETDQASAALVKDLKRLGLLEDTLVIWGGEFGRTSYTQGVLTADNYGRDHHPRCFTTWMAGGGIAPGMTYGVTDEFGYNVVENGVHVHDFNATILHLMGIDHERLTYKYQGRRFRLTDVHGNVLNDILA; encoded by the coding sequence ATGAATCAAGCAAACCCATTCGCGGTCAATCGTCGAGTTTTTCTCGAGAAGAGTGCATCCAGCGTTGGTGTTGCCGCGCTGGCAAACATGCTCGTCCAAGACGCCGGTGCGACAACCCAAACAGCCAAGACACACTTCGCCCCCAAAGCCAAACGAATTATCTATCTGTTTCAATCCGGTGGGCCGGCGCAGCAAGATTTATTCGACTACAAGCCATTGCTCAATGAAAGGAACGGTGAAGAATTGCCCAAAAGCGTCCGTGGGGAGCAACGGTTGACCGGGATGTCCGTCAACCAATCGTCGTTGCCGCTGGCCGGTTCCAAGTTCAAATTTTCGCAATACGGCCAATCCGGCGCTTGGTTAAGCGAGTTGCTGCCATATCATCGTGACATCGTCGACGACGTTTGTTTCATGAAGTCGATGCATACTGAAGCGATTAATCACGACCCAGCCATAACCCTGTTCCAAACGGGTTCACAGATCGCCGGTCGACCGTCACTGGGTGCTTGGTTGTCATATGGACTGGCCAGCGAGAATGAGGATTTGCCGGCGTTCATTGTCTTGGTGTCGGCCGGGCAAGGCGGTCAGCCGTTATATGCGAGATTGTGGGGCAACGGTTTCTTGGATTCAAAATACCAAGGCGTTCCGTTCCGTGCTGGCAGTGATCCGGTGTTGTACCTGTCGAATCCAGAGGGTATCCCCGAATCACGTCGGCGCAGGCAGTTCGATGCAATCAATTCGCTCAACCAACATCAATTCTCCAGGGAACTTGATCCGGCGATTGAGTCACGGATCGCACAATATGAGATGGCGTTCCGGATGCAATCGAGCGTTCCGGAGGTGACCGATTTTTCGGACGAACCTGAATCGACATTCGATCTTTATGGAGATGATGCGCGAAAGCCGGGGACCTTCGCCGCGAACTGTTTGCTCGCACGGCGGTTGGCTCAGCGTGATGTTCGTTTCATCCAGCTCTATCACCAAGGGTGGGACCAACACTCCAACTTGCCCAAGCAAATCGTAGGGCAAGCAAAAGAAACGGATCAAGCTTCTGCAGCATTGGTCAAGGACCTCAAACGATTGGGATTACTCGAGGACACGCTTGTAATTTGGGGCGGTGAGTTTGGGCGCACGTCCTACACGCAAGGCGTTCTAACCGCGGATAATTACGGGCGAGATCATCATCCACGCTGCTTCACAACCTGGATGGCAGGCGGGGGGATCGCGCCAGGAATGACTTACGGGGTAACCGACGAGTTTGGATACAATGTCGTCGAGAACGGCGTCCATGTGCATGACTTCAATGCAACGATTTTACACTTGATGGGCATCGACCACGAGCGTTTAACCTATAAGTATCAGGGCCGCCGTTTTCGCCTCACCGATGTTCACGGCAATGTCTTGAACGACATCTTGGCCTAA
- a CDS encoding DUF1553 domain-containing protein: MRQFTRVVSVFLLLFCVSISSRTAEADDINFNRDIRPILSDKCYFCHGPDAENQQAGLRLDSREGAIDVIESGDLMERVSSEEPDVLMPPPQSNLGLSDADRTMLKRWIDAGAPYQGHWAFEPLPDSVPLPKTKGNGSREQPIDRFVRAKLAEAGLKAAPPAEPLRWLRRVTLDLTGLPPTPDQIEAFETSMAESGASAYEQTVDSFLKSPAFGEHMAVAWLDAARYADSYGYQSDKLNTQWPYRDWVVKAFNDNLPYDEFLTWQLAGDLLEDPTRDQRLATAFNRIHRLNNEGGAVFEEWRIENVADRVNTFGTAVLGLTMECCRCHDHKYDPISMRDYYSLSSFFNSIDESGVYDRTEKVPCPSILLPTPEQQTALDEAKQNVTLAEREFQQALQESKLRFDHWRQSAPIPLAIPDLRLAMGFDRGFDDSLKEVYHPSESDRTWCKMPELVEVVDTNVARLDPAIAADKSDSDESMPRQAIKLDGERGVTTRGIEPFDRWMPLSVVVTFRETKRVAERSLIAHHTRGTDCGYNGWDLTIENGHLESRMYRVWPGNAIGIRTVDPIPVDQWHQVAATYDGSSMATGLSLFLNGNRLDTMVLRDELKKSCNVLVDHGGEFVVGQRFRARGLDGGLIDDVRIYLRSLTQPELSQLATGQPSEVDASYFASAIDENAREAMRKLTEARKEFVMAEEVMDEIPVMREMDQPRETHVLARGQYDAVTSDSTKVDRHALPAVPIPLPKDAPGNRLGLAKWATHPNHPLTARVAVNRFWGNFFASALVRTPENFGSQGDLPTHPELLDWLARDFVSNGWNVKQLCKKIVLSATYRQDSRTDAETVAADPSNELLARGPAYRLAAEQIRDVALAASGLLNLEFGGPPVSPYQPGGDLWKESNGMSPPYQQSVGRSLYRRSLYSVWKRTAPLPNMMAFDSTTREVCTVKRSRTNTPLQALVLLNDVQFIEASRVLAEHLITIEDSDQRIEAAFLRLTGRRPDETESQVLRGLLEEEQAYYANDLNAAKSVLALGEKPSLSDVDPAKLAAFTILCQAILNLDATIWKR; the protein is encoded by the coding sequence ATGAGACAATTCACCCGTGTCGTTTCTGTGTTCCTTTTGCTGTTTTGCGTCAGCATTTCGTCGCGTACCGCGGAAGCAGATGACATCAACTTCAATCGCGACATTCGTCCGATCCTTTCGGACAAGTGCTACTTCTGTCATGGGCCGGATGCAGAAAACCAGCAAGCGGGATTGCGACTCGATTCGCGCGAAGGGGCGATCGACGTGATCGAGTCAGGCGACCTGATGGAAAGGGTCAGCAGCGAGGAACCCGATGTGTTGATGCCACCACCGCAATCGAATTTGGGGTTGAGCGACGCCGATCGAACGATGCTGAAACGTTGGATTGATGCAGGTGCACCCTACCAGGGTCATTGGGCATTTGAGCCGTTGCCGGATTCGGTGCCACTGCCCAAGACGAAAGGTAATGGCAGCCGTGAGCAACCGATCGACCGTTTCGTGCGGGCAAAACTTGCGGAAGCCGGCTTGAAGGCTGCCCCGCCGGCCGAGCCGCTACGTTGGCTTCGCCGGGTAACGTTGGACTTGACCGGTTTGCCGCCAACGCCCGATCAAATAGAAGCATTTGAAACTTCGATGGCCGAGTCGGGTGCATCCGCATACGAGCAAACGGTCGATTCCTTCTTGAAGTCGCCCGCCTTTGGTGAACACATGGCAGTCGCATGGCTGGACGCTGCTCGATATGCCGATTCCTATGGCTATCAATCTGACAAGTTGAATACTCAGTGGCCCTACCGCGACTGGGTCGTCAAAGCCTTCAACGACAATCTGCCCTATGACGAATTCCTCACATGGCAATTGGCAGGCGATTTACTCGAAGACCCTACGCGAGACCAACGGCTCGCCACGGCATTCAATCGTATTCACCGATTGAACAACGAAGGCGGCGCTGTTTTTGAGGAATGGCGAATCGAGAACGTGGCAGATCGCGTGAACACTTTTGGAACGGCGGTGTTGGGGTTGACGATGGAGTGTTGTCGCTGTCATGACCACAAGTACGATCCGATCTCGATGCGAGATTACTATTCGCTTTCATCGTTTTTCAATTCGATTGACGAAAGTGGCGTGTATGATCGCACGGAGAAGGTTCCATGTCCATCGATCTTATTGCCAACACCCGAGCAGCAAACGGCGTTGGATGAAGCGAAACAAAATGTAACGTTAGCAGAACGAGAATTCCAGCAGGCGTTGCAAGAATCAAAGTTGCGATTTGATCATTGGAGACAATCAGCACCCATACCGCTTGCGATTCCCGATCTGCGGCTGGCAATGGGCTTTGACCGCGGTTTCGATGATTCGTTGAAAGAGGTCTACCATCCGTCCGAGTCCGATCGGACTTGGTGCAAGATGCCCGAATTAGTCGAGGTGGTCGACACGAACGTCGCCCGACTTGATCCAGCGATCGCAGCCGACAAAAGTGATTCTGATGAATCCATGCCGCGACAAGCCATTAAGCTAGATGGCGAGCGAGGAGTGACGACCAGAGGAATCGAACCGTTTGATCGCTGGATGCCCTTGAGTGTGGTCGTGACGTTTCGGGAAACCAAGCGAGTCGCCGAACGTAGTTTGATTGCCCATCACACCCGCGGAACGGATTGCGGCTACAACGGTTGGGATTTGACAATCGAAAATGGGCATTTGGAGTCGCGGATGTATCGCGTATGGCCGGGGAATGCGATCGGAATTCGCACGGTTGATCCGATCCCCGTTGACCAGTGGCACCAAGTCGCCGCGACGTATGACGGTTCATCGATGGCCACGGGCTTGTCGCTGTTCCTAAACGGCAATCGGCTTGACACCATGGTGCTGCGTGATGAACTCAAGAAAAGCTGCAATGTATTGGTCGATCACGGCGGCGAGTTTGTCGTCGGCCAGCGGTTCCGTGCTCGAGGGCTCGATGGGGGATTGATCGACGACGTGCGTATCTACTTGCGGTCGTTGACCCAACCGGAGCTTTCGCAGTTGGCGACGGGCCAACCATCGGAGGTCGACGCCAGTTACTTCGCGTCGGCGATTGATGAAAACGCTCGCGAAGCGATGCGAAAATTGACGGAGGCTCGAAAGGAGTTCGTCATGGCCGAAGAGGTCATGGACGAGATTCCGGTCATGCGAGAAATGGATCAGCCGCGCGAGACTCATGTGTTGGCACGTGGCCAGTATGACGCTGTGACCAGCGACTCCACAAAAGTGGATCGTCACGCGTTGCCCGCCGTGCCAATTCCCCTGCCTAAAGACGCGCCGGGAAATCGTTTGGGATTGGCGAAATGGGCGACGCACCCGAATCATCCGCTCACCGCGAGAGTCGCGGTCAATCGCTTCTGGGGCAATTTCTTTGCATCGGCACTGGTTCGTACGCCCGAGAATTTCGGATCGCAAGGTGATCTACCCACGCATCCCGAATTGCTGGATTGGTTAGCTCGAGATTTTGTTAGCAACGGTTGGAACGTTAAGCAACTCTGCAAAAAAATCGTCTTGTCCGCAACCTATCGGCAGGACTCTCGGACGGATGCAGAGACCGTCGCCGCCGATCCCAGCAATGAGTTGCTTGCTCGCGGACCCGCGTATCGCTTGGCCGCCGAGCAAATTCGCGATGTGGCCCTCGCGGCGTCGGGATTGCTCAATCTCGAATTCGGCGGCCCGCCAGTGTCGCCCTATCAACCGGGCGGGGATCTTTGGAAAGAGTCCAACGGAATGTCCCCTCCCTACCAACAATCGGTGGGGCGATCACTCTATCGCCGATCCTTGTATTCGGTTTGGAAACGCACCGCACCGCTCCCAAACATGATGGCGTTTGATTCAACGACACGCGAAGTCTGTACGGTGAAACGTTCCCGTACGAATACGCCGCTGCAGGCCTTGGTTCTATTGAACGACGTTCAGTTCATCGAAGCCTCCCGCGTGTTGGCGGAGCACTTGATCACCATCGAGGATTCCGACCAGCGAATTGAAGCCGCATTCCTTCGGCTGACTGGCCGCCGACCGGACGAGACGGAAAGCCAGGTGCTTCGTGGACTGTTGGAAGAGGAGCAAGCGTATTACGCGAATGACCTCAACGCAGCAAAAAGCGTGTTAGCCCTTGGCGAGAAGCCCTCTCTGTCCGATGTCGATCCCGCGAAACTTGCCGCATTCACCATTCTTTGCCAAGCCATCCTGAATTTAGACGCAACCATTTGGAAGCGATAG